The Cyprinus carpio isolate SPL01 chromosome A3, ASM1834038v1, whole genome shotgun sequence genomic interval AAGGCAAAAATTCCAATGGtgtttttcttcaggtttggCTCTGTGTCTTCATCCAAGTCTCAGCTGATGAACAGTCTGATCAATGAGAAACATGACACGTTCTTCCACAGGAACTGCCAATGCAGCAGCAGAACCAGAGTCCTGATGGATGGAGTGGTGGAGATCGCCTGGTTCTGCCCTTCTGGGAAAAACACAGATAAATTCACTGAGTGTGTTGCATTCTGTAATCTACATGGTGATGCAGGAGACCATGAGAAACAGCTGCAGATCCTCACTGAAATGAGCTCAGTCAATGTTGTCCTTCTACCACAACTTCAGAAGAATGACAGAAGCATGGCAAAACTTCAAGAACTCTATAAGGGCTCAAAGCCACTCATTTGTCTTTTTACTGAGGATGGATCTGCTGTAACTGTGTTGAAGAAAAAATACCGGATTGGTCTGAAAGACAGAAATCAGTCAGAAATATCTGATGAACTCAGAAGAGCAATAAAAGATTGTCTCTCAGAATCATCTTCCACTTTCAGACTTGAAGATGTGTCCAAACACTCAGACATCAGAGtagatgaggaagatgatgatgtcTGCAtgagaggaagagaagcagcacagcAGATGATGAGTTTACTGGAGAAGAAAGATCTGACGGAAATCAAAGAATCATTTCTGCCTCATCAGGGGAAACTGTGGCATCAGTGGAGTCAGAAGAACAAAGAACTACATCAAGCTCAAGGAAATGAACTAGAAACAGACATCAgcagaaaacaaaaggagatgaAGAATACCCGTGAGATGCAGCATAAAACTGATATCAGCGAATTTATAAAGTTCTTCATTAAAGAAATTAACTCAGATACTGGACATaagatgtttttcattaaatggtTCGGAATACTCCTGTATGAATATACATCAGCTGATTTGTTTGTTCTTCATCACAAATATTATGAAACGTGGTCAACGGTTTTAAAACTAAAAGAGAAGTATGAACCAGAAGAACTGACACTAAAACAAACTGAACTTGAGAGAATATCTCAGGATCTTCAAGCTGCAGCTTTTGGTTTGGAGCACATCATGAGGGAGATCGGTCAGATCTATGAATCATGTTCATATgtgaagaagaacaagaaagacCTGCAGGTTCACTTCTCTTCTCTCCCGAGTCTTGCAGCTGAGTTGATGATCTCTGGGTTtccactggagctgatggatgGAGATGCTGCTCATGTTGCTGTGATCTGGATCTCTGCTGTTCTAGATCAACTCGTCCAGAAACTGGGAGACCAGAGAGTCTTTGTGCTGTCCGTTTTAGGGATTCAGAGCTCTGGGAAATCCACCATGCTGAACGCCATGTTTGGACTCCAGTTTGCCGTCAGTGCTGGCAGGTGCACCAGAGGAGCTTTCATGCAGCTGCTCAGAGTGTCAGACGAGATGAAACCACAGATGAACTTTGACTATATTCTGGTTGTTGATACTGAAGGTCTTCATGCtctagaactggctggaagatcAACAAGTCATCATGACAATGAACTGGCCACATTTGTTGTAGGTATTGCAAATCTGACATTGATCAACATCTTTGGAGAAAACCCTTCTGAGATGAAGGAGATTCTTCAGATTGTTGTTCAGGCCTTCATGAGGATGAAGAAGGTCAGACTGAatcccagctgtgtgtttgttcatcagaacatcTCAGACGTCACAGCTGGAGAGAGAAACATGGAGGGAAGGAGACGACTGCAGCAGAAACTGGACGAGATGACAAAAATTGTTGCTAAGGATGAAGTCTTtgatgcaaaatgtttcagtgatgtcattagaTTTGATGTTCAGAATGATGTAAAGTATTTCGCTCATCTCTGGGAGGGCAGCCCACCAATGGCACCACCAAACCCAAACTACTGCGATAATATTCAAGAACTAAAGAAAATTATTCTCTCTCATGCCTCAAAATCATATGGAATGATGGTGAGACACCTAAAAGATTGTATTAAAGATCTCTGGGAGGCTATCAAAAATGAACGATTCGTCTTCAGCTTCAGAAATTCTCTGGAGATTTCAGCCTACAGGAAACTAGAGACAAAATACAGCAAGTGGTCCTGGAGTCTTCGCAGTGCCATAATGGAAACAGAGAGCAAactacacaacaaaataaaaaatgaagcagTTCATGAAGTTGAGGAAACTGATCTTCAAAGAGAACTGAAGAAGACAAGTGAAGAAGTAGAAAAGTCAATGTCTGAATTCTTTGAGAAAGACAAAGATAAAGATATATTGTTTCAGTGGAAAACATCATTTGAAACTAAAATCAAAGAGCTTCAAGAAAACATTGTGAAAgaaacaaaaaggaaattaaacgGGATTCTTGATACTCATAGGACACATCATGAAAACACTCTCcgtgaaaacaacaaaatacttgCCTTAAAACTCAAAGACAAAGCAAATAATGCAGAAACACTGAAGAAAACGACTGAAGCTAAGAGAACGGATCATGAAAACACTCTCTATGAAAAGAGCAAAGAACTTGCCTTAAAACTCAAAGCAAATGATGAAGAAACACTGAAGAAAGAGTTTGATTTGTCTTGGGCGCAGACTGTAGATGAGATTATCTCAGAGAGGCCTCCAATCAATGACATTGACATAATGAGAGATGTGATAAAAATCCTCAGTGACATCTATGAGGGGCATCTCCCTGCTGACCACATTAAAGAGGACATCAACATTTTCactgaagtcgtggcctaatggttagagagtcggactcccaatcgaagggttgtgagttcgagtctcgggccggcaggaattgtgggtggggggagtgaatgtacagcgctctctccaccctcaataccacgacttaggtgcccttgagcaaggcactgaaccccaactgctccccgggcgccgcagcataaatggctgcccactgctccgggtgtgtgttcacagtgtgtgtgtgtgtgttcactgctctgtgtgtgtgcacttcggatgggttaaatgcagagcacaaattctgagtatgggtcaccatacttggctgaatgtcacgtcactttttttcactttcatcgGGTTTTTCACTGTGTCAGGTTTTTTTGattatgttattttcaaaaagtCCACAAAAAAGGGGTTTAACGGGACTGTAAATGGTGCTTGGAGAAGAATCAGAAAATATTTTGGATATGCTCAAACTTTGTCTCCAGAGAATGAGGGTCAAATTAGATCATTAGTCTCAGATGTTGACCAGCAGACAGACATAATGATTCAGTCATTTAACATTACAAAGATGGGCTACAACATGAGCTGCACTAAAAAACTCATAGATTATATCAATAAGAGAGTAACAGAACTTCAGGAAGAACCAGTGAAATATGAGTTCAAAGATGAATTCTTAATCGATTTAGTTCTTTCCATTTGTAAAAAAGCAAACCAGATGATAATTGttcattgatttgttttattgGATATGTTTGATAGTGTAATATGTGTTGATAAGAAGAGAGAAGAGTACTATAGTATTTTCCAGACATACTGTCATGGAGCAACAGTCGCTTCCATTTTTGGGGAGATCATCTCAGAAACTTAAAGAGCTCATCGAGCATAGTGTCTACAAGAAGACTGCCAGAGATCTGACGGATGAAATGAGAACAAACTGTGAATCACTGAATGGAAACAGATCAAATCTGGAGAAACACATCCTGAAGAGACTGGCAGAAGAGGAGGATTTCGACAAATACATGAAGTACATTCATAATCCTAAAGATCACTTCAAGAGTTTCATCAGAGATGAAGTCAGTCGGTACATCACTGATAAGTTCAGTCTCAGTGTTTTACCCAAGATGAAGGAGAACATTACACTTCTACAGCAGAAGATCATGAAAGCAGCTCATGAATCTACTGAACATGTTCAAGTCAACAGTGGAGATGTTGGTTTGTGGTTGAAGAGTTTCACACAGCAGCTCTCAGATGAGCTGATCTTCTCTGAAAAAGACCTCAGTGGAGTCAAACATGATGATGTTGAAGATTTCAACCTCTTAGAAGATGTTCTGAAGAACAAACTTCATGCTGTAATATCTGATATCAGCAATAGTTTTAACACAGAAACTTTTCCAGTAAAGCTAGACTATAACTTCAGACCAGATGAGCTTCTGAACGATCACTTCTGTCAGTGCTGTTGGGTTCAGTGTCCATTCTGTGGAG includes:
- the LOC109061254 gene encoding interferon-induced very large GTPase 1-like; its protein translation is MRNLNNEIISQTQPIYKAKIPMVFFFRFGSVSSSKSQLMNSLINEKHDTFFHRNCQCSSRTRVLMDGVVEIAWFCPSGKNTDKFTECVAFCNLHGDAGDHEKQLQILTEMSSVNVVLLPQLQKNDRSMAKLQELYKGSKPLICLFTEDGSAVTVLKKKYRIGLKDRNQSEISDELRRAIKDCLSESSSTFRLEDVSKHSDIRVDEEDDDVCMRGREAAQQMMSLLEKKDLTEIKESFLPHQGKLWHQWSQKNKELHQAQGNELETDISRKQKEMKNTREMQHKTDISEFIKFFIKEINSDTGHKMFFIKWFGILLYEYTSADLFVLHHKYYETWSTVLKLKEKYEPEELTLKQTELERISQDLQAAAFGLEHIMREIGQIYESCSYVKKNKKDLQVHFSSLPSLAAELMISGFPLELMDGDAAHVAVIWISAVLDQLVQKLGDQRVFVLSVLGIQSSGKSTMLNAMFGLQFAVSAGRCTRGAFMQLLRVSDEMKPQMNFDYILVVDTEGLHALELAGRSTSHHDNELATFVVGIANLTLINIFGENPSEMKEILQIVVQAFMRMKKVRLNPSCVFVHQNISDVTAGERNMEGRRRLQQKLDEMTKIVAKDEVFDAKCFSDVIRFDVQNDVKYFAHLWEGSPPMAPPNPNYCDNIQELKKIILSHASKSYGMMVRHLKDCIKDLWEAIKNERFVFSFRNSLEISAYRKLETKYSKWSWSLRSAIMETESKLHNKIKNEAVHEVEETDLQRELKKTSEEVEKSMSEFFEKDKDKDILFQWKTSFETKIKELQENIVKETKRKLNGILDTHRTHHENTLRENNKILALKLKDKANNAETLKKTTEAKRTDHENTLYEKSKELALKLKANDEETLKKEFDLSWAQTVDEIISERPPINDIDIMRDVIKILSDIYEGHLPADHIKEDINIFTEVVA